The nucleotide sequence GAAAAATTCAGGTGCTTTACTGATTATCAATGCGTAAAGGTAGCGAATCACGGTCAACCTTATACGTCTTTACCAGCAGTCGTGTGTATAGAAGCAAGCCGACCCTAATCAGCGTAGTTAATTGCCGTAATTTCCATCACGTCCTCTCCCCGGGCCGTTCGTAAAGTGATCGTATCACCAACACGCTTTCCCTGCATAGCCCGCGCAATGGGAGCTGTGAAAGCAATCCGTCCGTTACCCGCATCGGCCTCATCAACACCAACGATTGTGAACCGGCGCTCGGTATTGCCAGCCGTTCTGGACGAACGGGTACGTAACGTTACGGTAGCACCAAAACGAACGAGCGGGTCTGCGGCCGGGTCCTGATTGGCATGGTCAACTACGTGCGCACTCGCGATACGCTGGTTCAGGGCACCTATGCGTCCGTTTAGCTCGGCCAGCTGGCGGGTGCGATCTGCTTCGTCGCTGGTATGGACCTGCACATGAGCGCGTTCGGCTTCCAGCTCCGCCAGTTCGGCACGTAGTAAAGCCAGCCCACGGGGCGTTACGTAGTTCGTCGCACCCGGTGGTAAAGGCGCCCGCGCGGGTATAACTACCGGATCGTCAGCGGATTCATTTTTGAGAAAAGCCCGGCTCATAGCTACTCTTTTCTAATGAAACGCTTGCTTTCGACTAATGTTTAAGCCGGTCCTCTTTCACCCGATACGCTTCGTCCAGATTTTCGGGCGTTCCGTCGGTCAATTTGAACAGCTCATAATCAGTCAGTTGGGCGGCCGACCACACGCCTGCTACTTTTGTCCGGAAGTGAACAAAGAATGTCCAGTTGCGTACAGCATAAGCTTAATGCCAGATTCACAACCCGTTGACAATCAAGACAAATCGCAATTGGCACAGCCTTTGGCTTACTTCCGGTGAACAGTAAACAACAAACACTTTTAAACCCATTACGACCATGTTACCATTAATGACCAATCTCGTTACATCTCTGCTGTTGAGCAGCGCCATGTTACTTGAGCCTACTACGCCCAAGGCTTTGTCCTTCGATGCCAGCGCTTTTGTTACGATCAACAATCAAATTCGGCTATCGGTCGCAAAAACCGCCGAAGTGCCGGTTGTGGTTACGCTCCGTAATGAAAACAAGGAAGTCTTATACCGCCAGACAATCAGCAAAAAACAGGTGAAAAGCGCCATTCTGTTTACCGTAAACGACCTGAGCGACGGTCAGTACGAGCTGGAAATCAGCTCCAGCGAAGGCAGCATCCGGAAGCAGGTTACGTTGAAAACAGCCGAGATGAAAGCCCCTGCCCGCGTTATTGCCATGCAGTAGAGCAGTCCAACCATTGACGTTCCAACAAGCAGAAAGCCCAGCGCAACTCCGCTGGGCTTTCTGCTTGTTAATCTGACTGAATGGGCTTTAATCAGGAAACCCCTTTAAATATCTCTTCCTCAACAAACGGCTGGTTACGTAACCGTTTGCCGGTAGCTTTAAAGATGGCGTTCGATACGGCTGCACCCGCGGGTGGCAGAGCGGGCTCGCCAAGGCCGGTTGGCTCGATGTTGTTTTCAACAAAATGGACTTCCACGGCTGGAATCTCATTCAGTCGAATTAGCCGGTAGCTATCGTAGTTTTTCTGCTCGGGTACGCCTTCCTTGAACGTAATATTGCCGAACATGGCGTGACCAATACCATCCACAATTCCACCCGTGATTTGCTGCCGTGCACCACTCTGGTTAATCACCACGCCACAATCGGCAGCTGCGTATACCTTTTGCAGAACGGGCTTCCCCTTCTGCACAACCACTTCACCAACCTGCGCTACGTAGGATCGGTGTGAGAAGTACACACTGAAGCCCTGGGCAATGGGCTTTCCATCCGCACCTTTTTTCTTGCCCCATTCTGCTTTTTCGGCAGCCAGTTTAATAACCCCGATCATTCGGTCAATATCGTACTTTATCGCGCCAACGGGTTTCTGCTTGGCCTTATCCAGCAGTTCCAGCCGGAACTGAACGGGGTCTTTGCCCACAGCCATGGCTACTTCATCAAAGAAAGACTGCTCGGCAAACGCCAGGAAGTTCGTAATGGGCGCCCGCCAGGCTCCGGTAGTGATCGGCGACTTATGCTCAACGCTGTCAATCAGCAGATGATCGACCGCTCCGGACGGAAAGTTATCTTCGCGG is from Spirosoma taeanense and encodes:
- a CDS encoding DUF3244 domain-containing protein yields the protein MLPLMTNLVTSLLLSSAMLLEPTTPKALSFDASAFVTINNQIRLSVAKTAEVPVVVTLRNENKEVLYRQTISKKQVKSAILFTVNDLSDGQYELEISSSEGSIRKQVTLKTAEMKAPARVIAMQ
- a CDS encoding GreA/GreB family elongation factor, whose protein sequence is MSRAFLKNESADDPVVIPARAPLPPGATNYVTPRGLALLRAELAELEAERAHVQVHTSDEADRTRQLAELNGRIGALNQRIASAHVVDHANQDPAADPLVRFGATVTLRTRSSRTAGNTERRFTIVGVDEADAGNGRIAFTAPIARAMQGKRVGDTITLRTARGEDVMEITAINYAD